The Ensifer adhaerens genome contains a region encoding:
- a CDS encoding DNA polymerase Y family protein, with product MLRQIQNQRILSLAFPHLPADRVARKRWGNSWLSRGRPEHPPVVFADKVKSAMRLVALDGFAEKRGFHIGQGVAEARAMCPEIDVLPADPAADRALLAGLAAWCCRYTPLVALDGDSGLFLDITGCAHLLGGEKALLDDLLARLFHLGVEARAAISSSAGLSWAVARFGSDAILAEDEAVRALAPLPMAALRLPQETIETLGRVGLKQIGDLIEAPRAPLARRFGATLLLRLDQALGREDEPLSPRLPVAALSAERRLGEPVQGEDDILGLTEELALRLKPELEKRGEGGRLFELLLFRVDGAVFRIAAGTSSPLNEPRRVAGLFRERLQAVHEDLDAGFGFEILRLSVPKSEKYEVMQEDFSGTPDRERPLAAFADRVMARFGAESLMVPALSESHVPERAASFRPLTDLALIGKAEEPGNNIPAPLLAAAARPQRLFPSPEPVEAVAEVPEGPPRSFRWRRTLHRIARAEGPERIAGEWWLDGEPALERDYFRVEDDSGRRFWLFREGHYGASAPPRWFMHGVFA from the coding sequence CTGCTGCGGCAGATCCAGAATCAGCGCATTCTGTCGCTCGCCTTTCCGCATCTTCCGGCCGATCGGGTCGCGCGCAAGCGCTGGGGGAACTCGTGGCTTTCCCGCGGGCGTCCTGAGCATCCGCCCGTCGTCTTCGCCGACAAGGTGAAGAGCGCAATGCGTCTCGTTGCGCTCGATGGTTTCGCTGAAAAGCGTGGGTTTCATATCGGCCAGGGTGTCGCCGAAGCGCGGGCCATGTGTCCCGAGATCGACGTGCTGCCGGCCGATCCCGCCGCCGACCGGGCGCTGCTTGCAGGGCTGGCGGCCTGGTGTTGCCGCTACACGCCGCTCGTCGCGCTCGATGGCGACAGCGGCCTCTTTCTCGACATCACCGGCTGCGCCCATCTTCTCGGCGGGGAAAAAGCGCTGCTCGACGATCTGCTCGCTCGCCTCTTTCATCTGGGGGTCGAGGCCCGGGCGGCGATCTCTTCGTCCGCCGGGCTCTCCTGGGCGGTGGCGCGTTTCGGCTCCGACGCTATCCTTGCCGAGGACGAGGCGGTGCGAGCGCTGGCACCCTTGCCGATGGCGGCGCTGCGGCTGCCGCAGGAAACGATCGAAACACTCGGCCGGGTCGGGCTCAAGCAGATCGGCGACCTGATCGAGGCGCCGCGCGCACCGCTCGCCCGCCGGTTCGGCGCAACCCTGCTTCTGCGTCTCGACCAGGCGCTCGGGCGCGAGGACGAGCCGCTGTCGCCACGGTTGCCCGTCGCTGCCCTTTCGGCAGAGCGGCGGCTCGGCGAGCCGGTCCAGGGTGAAGACGATATTTTGGGCCTGACGGAAGAACTGGCGTTGCGGCTGAAACCGGAACTGGAGAAGCGCGGCGAGGGCGGGCGCCTGTTCGAACTGCTGCTTTTCCGCGTCGACGGTGCGGTCTTTCGCATCGCCGCCGGCACGTCCTCGCCGCTCAACGAGCCGCGTCGCGTCGCGGGTCTCTTCCGCGAACGCCTGCAGGCGGTGCACGAAGATCTCGATGCCGGCTTCGGCTTCGAAATCCTCAGGCTTTCGGTGCCGAAGAGCGAAAAATACGAGGTGATGCAGGAGGATTTCTCTGGCACGCCGGATCGCGAGCGTCCGCTTGCCGCCTTCGCCGACCGGGTCATGGCGCGCTTCGGCGCAGAAAGCCTCATGGTGCCGGCGCTCTCGGAAAGCCATGTGCCGGAGCGGGCGGCAAGCTTCCGGCCGCTCACGGATCTGGCGCTGATCGGCAAGGCAGAGGAACCGGGTAACAACATCCCGGCGCCCCTGCTTGCTGCCGCCGCCCGGCCGCAGCGGCTCTTTCCAAGTCCCGAACCGGTGGAGGCGGTGGCCGAAGTGCCGGAGGGGCCGCCGAGAAGCTTTCGCTGGCGGCGCACATTGCACCGTATCGCGCGCGCTGAGGGGCCGGAGCGGATCGCCGGCGAATGGTGGCTTGATGGCGAGCCGGCGCTGGAGCGTGATTATTTCCGGGTGGAGGACGATAGCGGCCGGCGGTTCTGGCTGTTTCGCGAGGGGCATTATGGCGCGAGCGCTCCGCCGCGCTGGTTCATGCATGGAGTCTTCGC
- a CDS encoding ImuA family protein, with the protein MADTAVQRETVLSLRETIARIENRRLPGVVRAAKAADPGGFRQREEDEPGRKALALGVPDLDDLLEGGLPLEGMTEIRNAETRDAGAAAGFAAALSVLCQRARLEKGEPAAPVLWISQSMASTEAGMPYGLGLKAFGLDVRGLVFSLPRTIKDALWIAEAALSVPSFCAVILEIRGNPAALALSESRRLHVRSRAGHVPLLLLRQSGHEEASSAFFRFLVEPAPARERPLPDGSMLRGSIGHPVFHVIAEKSRAPAPLGFFLEWNPHDRRLYPVEPLPAAAAADPESAHSVARLSASSGRSGRAQALGELVAFPRAS; encoded by the coding sequence ATGGCCGACACAGCCGTGCAGCGGGAGACGGTACTTTCGCTCCGAGAAACCATAGCCAGGATCGAAAACCGTCGGCTTCCGGGCGTCGTGCGCGCCGCCAAGGCGGCCGATCCCGGCGGCTTCCGTCAACGGGAAGAAGACGAGCCTGGCCGCAAGGCGCTGGCGCTCGGCGTTCCCGATCTGGACGATCTTCTCGAAGGCGGCCTGCCGCTCGAAGGCATGACGGAAATCCGCAATGCCGAGACGCGCGATGCCGGTGCAGCCGCCGGTTTTGCCGCAGCACTCAGCGTGCTCTGTCAACGGGCGCGGCTTGAAAAGGGCGAGCCGGCCGCCCCCGTTCTCTGGATCAGCCAGTCGATGGCTTCCACCGAGGCGGGCATGCCCTATGGGTTGGGTCTGAAGGCCTTTGGTCTCGATGTCCGCGGCCTCGTCTTCAGCCTGCCACGCACGATAAAGGATGCGCTCTGGATCGCCGAGGCCGCGCTTTCCGTGCCGAGCTTCTGTGCCGTCATCCTTGAAATTCGCGGCAACCCGGCTGCCCTGGCACTCAGCGAGAGCCGACGCCTGCATGTGCGCTCGCGCGCTGGCCACGTCCCCCTTCTGCTTCTGCGCCAATCCGGACACGAGGAGGCGAGCAGCGCCTTCTTCCGCTTCCTCGTCGAGCCGGCACCGGCGCGTGAGCGACCGCTACCGGATGGATCGATGCTTCGCGGCAGCATCGGCCATCCCGTCTTTCACGTCATTGCCGAGAAGAGCAGGGCTCCTGCGCCGCTCGGCTTCTTCCTGGAGTGGAACCCCCATGACCGCCGCCTTTACCCCGTCGAGCCCCTACCAGCCGCTGCTGCGGCAGATCCAGAATCAGCGCATTCTGTCGCTCGCCTTTCCGCATCTTCCGGCCGATCGGGTCGCGCGCAAGCGCTGGGGGAACTCGTGGCTTTCCCGCGGGCGTCCTGA
- a CDS encoding metallopeptidase family protein — protein MARIDQTDDWRERHAPTLTTFEQLALEAYGHLPQEFRQLTTDLIIEVADFPSDDVFEDMALETPFDLLGLFEGRGISERFTMETGQFPNRITLYRRPIIDYWAENEETLGDIITHVLIHEIGHHFGLSDDDMERIEASVEHVGG, from the coding sequence ATGGCCCGCATTGACCAGACCGATGATTGGCGGGAACGCCACGCACCGACGCTTACCACTTTCGAGCAGCTTGCGCTGGAGGCCTATGGCCACCTGCCGCAGGAATTCCGCCAGCTGACGACCGACCTTATCATCGAAGTTGCCGACTTCCCGAGCGACGACGTTTTCGAGGACATGGCGCTGGAAACGCCTTTCGACCTGCTCGGCCTCTTCGAAGGCCGCGGCATCAGCGAACGCTTCACCATGGAAACCGGCCAGTTTCCGAACCGCATCACCCTCTACCGCCGCCCGATCATCGACTATTGGGCGGAGAACGAGGAGACGCTGGGCGACATCATCACCCACGTGCTGATCCACGAGATCGGCCACCATTTCGGCCTCTCCGACGACGACATGGAACGGATCGAGGCCAGCGTCGAGCACGTCGGCGGCTGA
- a CDS encoding DUF1737 domain-containing protein, which produces MKLFRFLTGPDDASFCHKVTAALNQGWSLHGSPTYAFNADTQHMQCGQAVVKEVEGKEYTPDIKLSEQ; this is translated from the coding sequence TTGAAACTCTTCCGCTTCCTGACCGGCCCTGACGACGCTTCCTTCTGCCACAAGGTGACGGCGGCGCTAAACCAGGGCTGGAGCCTGCATGGCTCGCCCACCTATGCTTTCAATGCCGACACGCAGCACATGCAGTGCGGCCAGGCGGTGGTCAAGGAGGTCGAAGGCAAGGAATACACCCCGGATATCAAGCTGTCGGAGCAGTAG
- a CDS encoding HpcH/HpaI aldolase/citrate lyase family protein — MNKSSEHHPVRLRRSVLCVPADNARALAKVAELATDVAIFDLEDAVAPERKVEARAALVQYLTASRPDCEIVIRINAIGSDYGQGDLAAALAANPDAILLPKVESPADIQAAADWLDENDAPETLRLWAMIETPRGVINAPAIAEAGRTFSGRLDCFVVGLNDLRKETGVPDRPGRPYLIPWLMQILLAARGGGLDVIDAVFNDFRDGAGFDEECRQGRDMGYDGKMLIHPAQIGPANERFGVDQIAVDEARAIIAAFALPENVGKGVINLSGRMVERLHLDQAVTLAAKADLIEKRKTRS; from the coding sequence ATGAACAAATCGAGCGAACATCACCCTGTACGCCTGCGCCGCTCGGTGCTTTGCGTGCCGGCCGACAATGCCCGCGCGCTTGCCAAGGTCGCGGAACTCGCGACGGATGTCGCGATCTTCGATCTCGAGGATGCGGTAGCGCCCGAGCGCAAGGTGGAAGCGCGTGCGGCGCTTGTGCAGTATCTGACGGCGAGCCGGCCGGATTGCGAGATTGTCATTCGCATCAATGCGATCGGCTCCGACTATGGTCAGGGCGATCTTGCTGCGGCGCTTGCGGCCAATCCCGACGCCATCCTGTTGCCGAAGGTCGAAAGCCCGGCGGATATCCAGGCGGCGGCCGACTGGCTCGACGAGAACGATGCGCCGGAGACGCTGCGCCTCTGGGCAATGATCGAGACGCCACGCGGGGTGATCAACGCGCCGGCAATCGCCGAGGCCGGCCGTACCTTCAGTGGCAGGCTCGATTGTTTCGTCGTCGGCCTCAACGACCTGCGCAAGGAGACCGGCGTTCCGGATCGTCCGGGCCGGCCCTATCTCATCCCCTGGCTGATGCAGATCCTGCTTGCCGCGCGCGGCGGCGGGCTCGATGTCATCGACGCCGTGTTCAACGATTTCCGCGATGGTGCCGGTTTCGACGAGGAATGCCGGCAGGGCCGCGACATGGGCTATGACGGCAAAATGCTGATCCATCCAGCGCAGATTGGCCCGGCGAACGAGCGCTTCGGCGTCGATCAGATCGCCGTCGACGAGGCGCGCGCGATCATCGCCGCCTTTGCGCTGCCCGAAAACGTCGGCAAGGGCGTCATCAACCTCAGCGGGCGGATGGTCGAGCGGCTGCACCTCGACCAGGCCGTCACGCTTGCCGCCAAGGCGGACCTCATCGAAAAACGAAAGACAAGATCTTGA
- a CDS encoding VOC family protein: MDTQTQQPAPVLNGLLPYLQVDGAAKASEFYQRAFGAKEVGRHPLDEQGRTMHIHLYVNGSSLMLADAYPEYGHPLEKPQAFTLTLTVDDIDAWWDRAVAAGTEVVMPIEVMFWGDRYGQLRDPFGVLWAMNSPVKAS; encoded by the coding sequence ATGGATACCCAGACGCAGCAGCCGGCACCGGTCCTCAACGGCCTTCTGCCCTATCTTCAGGTCGATGGCGCCGCCAAGGCGTCCGAATTCTACCAGCGCGCCTTCGGGGCCAAGGAAGTGGGCCGGCACCCGCTCGACGAGCAGGGCCGCACGATGCACATCCACCTCTATGTCAACGGCAGCTCGCTGATGCTCGCCGATGCCTATCCGGAATACGGCCATCCGCTGGAAAAGCCGCAGGCCTTCACCCTGACGCTCACCGTCGACGACATCGATGCCTGGTGGGACCGTGCGGTTGCCGCCGGCACCGAGGTCGTGATGCCGATCGAGGTGATGTTCTGGGGCGACCGCTACGGCCAGCTCCGCGATCCCTTCGGCGTTCTCTGGGCCATGAACAGCCCGGTGAAGGCAAGCTAA
- the leuD gene encoding 3-isopropylmalate dehydratase small subunit: protein MEKFVKLTGVAAPLPVVNIDTDMIIPKDYLKTIKRTGLGKGLFAEARYNEDGSVNPDFVLNKPAYQNASILVAGDNFGCGSSREHAPWALLDFGIRCVISTSFADIFYNNCFKNGILPIVVSQADLDKLMDDASRGSNAILSVDLESQEITGPDGGSVKFEVDAFKRHCLLNGLDDIGLTLEKATAIDSFEKTVGAARPWA from the coding sequence ATGGAAAAATTCGTCAAGCTCACCGGTGTCGCTGCCCCCCTCCCCGTCGTCAACATCGACACGGACATGATCATTCCGAAGGACTACCTGAAGACGATCAAGCGCACCGGCCTTGGCAAGGGCCTCTTCGCCGAAGCCCGCTACAATGAAGACGGCTCGGTCAACCCCGACTTCGTGCTCAACAAGCCGGCCTACCAGAACGCCAGCATTCTCGTTGCCGGCGATAACTTCGGCTGCGGCTCCTCGCGCGAGCATGCTCCGTGGGCGCTGCTCGACTTCGGCATCCGCTGCGTGATCTCCACGTCCTTTGCCGACATCTTCTACAACAACTGTTTCAAGAACGGCATCCTGCCGATCGTCGTCAGCCAGGCTGACCTCGACAAGCTGATGGACGACGCCTCGCGCGGCTCCAACGCCATCCTCTCGGTCGACCTGGAATCCCAGGAAATCACCGGTCCGGACGGCGGTTCGGTCAAGTTCGAGGTCGACGCCTTCAAGCGTCACTGCCTGCTGAACGGCCTCGACGACATCGGCCTGACGCTGGAAAAGGCAACCGCCATCGACAGCTTCGAAAAGACGGTCGGCGCCGCGCGCCCCTGGGCTTAA
- a CDS encoding RidA family protein, with protein sequence MARKLISSGSPFEKTAGYSRAVAMGDWCFVSGTTGYDYATMTMPETVEEQARNCLKTIEGALKEAGFSMKDVVRNHYYVTDASFADRVFPIFGEVFGEIRPAATMIVCDLIRPEMLIEIEVTALRG encoded by the coding sequence ATGGCGCGCAAGCTCATCTCCTCGGGCTCGCCCTTCGAAAAGACGGCAGGCTATTCGCGTGCCGTCGCGATGGGTGACTGGTGCTTCGTCTCCGGCACGACCGGCTATGACTACGCCACCATGACCATGCCCGAGACGGTGGAAGAGCAGGCGCGCAATTGCCTGAAGACGATCGAGGGCGCGCTGAAGGAAGCGGGCTTCTCGATGAAGGACGTGGTGCGCAACCACTATTACGTCACTGATGCCAGCTTCGCCGACCGGGTGTTCCCGATCTTCGGCGAAGTCTTCGGCGAAATCCGCCCGGCCGCAACGATGATCGTCTGCGACCTGATCCGCCCGGAAATGCTGATCGAGATCGAGGTCACCGCGCTTCGCGGCTGA
- a CDS encoding AAA family ATPase, whose product MQFQGTADYIADKDLMIAVNAAIRLERPLLVKGEPGTGKTELARQIAAALGLELIEWSVKSTTKAQQGLYEYDAVSRLRDSQLGDERVNEVRNYIRKGKLWQAFEADRRVVLLIDEIDKADIEFPNDLLQELDRMEFHVYETGEMIGARHRPIVIITSNNEKELPDAFLRRCFFHYIRFPDADTLARIVEVHYPGIRKTLLSAALAAFYDIRQVPGLKKKPSTSEALDWIRLLVADEVDPADLRADAKTMLPKLHGALLKNEQDVHLFERLAFMARRDG is encoded by the coding sequence ATGCAATTTCAAGGCACCGCCGACTATATCGCCGACAAGGACCTGATGATCGCCGTCAACGCCGCGATCCGGCTGGAGCGCCCACTGCTGGTCAAGGGCGAGCCCGGCACCGGCAAGACCGAGCTTGCCCGCCAGATCGCCGCCGCCCTTGGCCTCGAACTCATCGAATGGAGCGTCAAGTCGACGACCAAGGCACAGCAAGGCCTCTATGAATATGACGCCGTGTCGCGGCTGCGCGACAGCCAGCTCGGCGACGAGCGTGTCAACGAGGTCCGGAACTATATCCGCAAGGGCAAGCTCTGGCAGGCCTTCGAGGCCGATCGCCGCGTGGTGCTTCTGATCGACGAGATAGACAAGGCCGACATCGAGTTTCCGAACGACCTGTTGCAGGAGCTCGACCGCATGGAATTCCATGTCTACGAGACCGGCGAGATGATCGGCGCGCGTCACCGGCCGATCGTCATCATCACCTCCAACAACGAGAAGGAGCTGCCGGACGCGTTTCTGCGCCGCTGCTTCTTCCACTATATCCGCTTCCCCGATGCAGACACGCTCGCCCGCATCGTCGAGGTGCATTATCCCGGCATCCGCAAGACGCTGCTTTCGGCGGCGCTCGCCGCCTTCTACGACATCCGCCAGGTGCCGGGCCTGAAGAAGAAGCCCTCCACGTCAGAGGCGCTCGACTGGATCCGCCTGCTCGTCGCCGACGAGGTCGATCCGGCCGACCTCAGGGCCGATGCCAAGACCATGCTGCCGAAGCTGCATGGTGCGCTCCTGAAGAACGAACAAGACGTGCACCTCTTCGAGCGCCTCGCCTTCATGGCCCGCCGCGACGGATGA
- a CDS encoding NUDIX hydrolase encodes MRPDAHKVLIYATWQDRLLVFDEPDFPDIELQVPGGTMEPGESPETSAQREFIEETGLTPPEALTHLVTQDYHYPKDGRTICHRRHYFHIALAGEQRQTWIHQEMTPFGGGDPIRFRFFWLGIDQADRRLGYGMRDALRLLQTSHSP; translated from the coding sequence ATGAGGCCGGACGCGCACAAGGTCCTGATCTACGCCACCTGGCAGGACCGCCTGCTGGTCTTCGACGAGCCGGATTTCCCAGACATCGAGCTGCAGGTGCCCGGCGGTACGATGGAACCAGGCGAAAGCCCGGAGACATCGGCTCAGCGGGAATTCATCGAGGAAACCGGGCTGACGCCGCCGGAAGCACTCACCCATCTCGTCACGCAGGACTACCACTACCCGAAGGACGGCAGGACGATCTGTCATCGGCGGCACTACTTCCACATCGCCCTTGCCGGCGAGCAACGGCAGACCTGGATACATCAGGAAATGACGCCCTTTGGCGGCGGTGACCCGATCCGCTTTCGTTTCTTTTGGCTCGGTATCGATCAGGCTGACCGCCGGCTGGGTTATGGCATGCGGGATGCTCTACGCCTGCTGCAGACCAGCCACTCTCCCTGA
- the metA gene encoding homoserine O-acetyltransferase MetA has translation MPIKIPDTLPAFETLAHEGVRVMTETVAIRQDIRPLQIGLLNLMPNKIKTEIQMARLIGASPLQVELSLVRIGAHRAKNTSEDHLLSFYETWEEVQGRKFDGFIITGAPVETLEYEDVTYWDELKRILDWTETNVHSTLNVCWGAMAAIYHFHDVPKYPLKEKAFGVYRHQNLNRSSVYLNGFSDDFAVPVSRWTEVRRADIDKVPSLEILMESKEMGVCLVHEKKGNRLYMFNHVEYDSTSLSDEYFRDVDAGVPIKMPHDYFPHNDSTLPPQNRWRSHAHLFFGNWINEMYQTTPYDLAEIGTGKS, from the coding sequence ATGCCCATCAAGATTCCCGATACGCTGCCCGCCTTCGAAACCCTCGCGCATGAGGGCGTGCGGGTGATGACCGAGACCGTGGCGATCCGTCAGGATATCCGCCCGCTCCAGATCGGGCTCCTGAACCTCATGCCGAACAAGATCAAGACAGAGATCCAGATGGCGCGCCTGATCGGCGCTTCGCCGCTGCAGGTGGAACTGTCGCTGGTGCGCATCGGCGCGCACCGCGCCAAGAACACCTCGGAAGATCACCTGCTCTCCTTCTACGAGACCTGGGAAGAAGTGCAGGGCCGCAAGTTCGACGGTTTCATCATCACCGGCGCCCCGGTCGAGACGCTCGAATACGAAGACGTCACCTATTGGGACGAGCTGAAGCGCATCCTCGACTGGACCGAGACCAACGTGCATTCGACGCTCAACGTCTGCTGGGGCGCGATGGCGGCAATCTATCACTTCCACGACGTGCCGAAGTATCCGCTGAAGGAAAAAGCCTTCGGCGTCTATCGTCACCAGAACCTCAACCGCTCCTCCGTCTATCTCAACGGCTTCTCCGACGATTTCGCCGTCCCCGTTTCGCGCTGGACCGAAGTGCGCCGCGCCGACATCGACAAGGTGCCGAGCCTCGAAATCCTGATGGAATCGAAGGAGATGGGCGTCTGCCTCGTGCACGAGAAAAAGGGCAACCGGCTCTACATGTTCAACCACGTGGAGTATGATTCGACCTCGCTGTCGGACGAATACTTCCGCGACGTGGATGCGGGCGTGCCGATCAAGATGCCGCACGACTACTTCCCGCACAACGATTCGACCCTGCCGCCGCAGAACCGCTGGCGCAGCCATGCACATCTCTTCTTCGGCAACTGGATCAACGAGATGTACCAGACGACGCCCTACGATCTCGCGGAGATCGGCACCGGGAAAAGCTGA
- a CDS encoding vWA domain-containing protein translates to MFIPFFLELKAAKVPVTLREFLSLIEGMEAGIATFDVEAFYYLARTALVKDERHIDRFDRVFQHCFSGLEAVNPMEASEEAVIPEDWLRKLAEKHLSEEEKRLIEALGGFDKLMETLRQRLQEQKGRHQGGSKWIGTAGTSPFGAYGYNPEGVRIGQDQSRHRRAVKVWDRREFKDYDDTIELGTRNIKVALKRLRRWVRQGAADELDLSGTIRATAEHGYLDVVTRPERRNAVKLLMFFDIGGSMDDHIRIVEELFSAARSEFRHMEHFYFHNCVYEGLWKDNRRRRVDITRTTEVLRTYGGDYRAIFVGDASMSPYEISHPGGSVEHWNDEAGALWLSRLTAHFPRSIWLNPVPEQHWGYTQSITMVKSLFEGRMFPLTLAGLQEATKQLSR, encoded by the coding sequence ATGTTCATTCCCTTCTTCCTCGAACTCAAGGCAGCGAAGGTCCCGGTCACGCTCCGGGAATTCCTGTCCTTGATCGAGGGGATGGAGGCGGGCATCGCCACCTTCGACGTCGAAGCCTTCTACTATCTGGCGCGCACGGCACTGGTGAAGGACGAACGCCATATCGACCGCTTCGACCGGGTGTTCCAGCACTGCTTTTCGGGTCTCGAAGCAGTCAACCCGATGGAAGCGAGCGAAGAGGCGGTCATCCCCGAGGATTGGCTGCGCAAGCTCGCAGAGAAGCATCTGAGCGAGGAAGAAAAACGCCTGATCGAGGCACTCGGCGGCTTCGACAAGCTGATGGAGACCTTGCGCCAGCGGCTGCAGGAGCAAAAGGGCCGCCATCAGGGCGGCTCAAAATGGATCGGTACCGCCGGCACCTCGCCCTTCGGCGCCTATGGCTACAATCCCGAGGGTGTGCGGATCGGCCAGGACCAGTCGCGCCACCGCCGCGCCGTCAAGGTTTGGGACCGGCGCGAGTTCAAGGATTATGACGACACGATCGAGCTCGGCACGCGCAACATCAAAGTTGCGCTGAAGCGGCTCCGACGCTGGGTGCGCCAGGGTGCCGCCGACGAACTCGACCTCTCCGGCACCATCCGCGCCACCGCCGAACACGGCTATCTCGACGTGGTGACGAGGCCGGAGCGCCGCAATGCGGTGAAGCTTCTGATGTTCTTCGATATCGGCGGATCGATGGACGATCATATCCGCATCGTCGAGGAGTTGTTTTCAGCGGCCCGCAGCGAGTTCCGCCATATGGAGCATTTCTACTTCCACAATTGCGTCTACGAGGGCCTGTGGAAGGACAATCGCCGCCGCCGTGTCGACATTACCCGTACGACGGAAGTGCTGCGCACCTACGGCGGCGACTATCGCGCCATCTTCGTCGGCGACGCTTCGATGAGCCCCTATGAAATCAGCCACCCCGGCGGCTCGGTGGAGCACTGGAACGATGAGGCGGGCGCCCTCTGGCTCTCTCGTCTGACGGCTCATTTTCCGCGCTCCATCTGGCTCAATCCCGTGCCCGAGCAGCACTGGGGCTATACCCAGTCGATCACGATGGTGAAGAGCCTGTTCGAGGGACGCATGTTCCCCTTGACGCTCGCCGGCCTGCAGGAGGCCACCAAGCAGCTGTCGCGCTGA
- a CDS encoding aldose epimerase family protein — MHQNTEIFGHLPSGEPVHRVVLSGGGLTAHVLTWGSVIQDLRLEGHEPPLVLGFTDLESYLAHSPYLGATPGRCANRIGNGRFTLDGEAYQLELNEKGVTHLHGGSDNIGKRNWTILKQTPDSITLAITDPDGRAGYPGNCKVTCTYQLKPGGVLSVVYESETDQATLANVCQHSYFNLDGSADALGHDIMIAADHYLPTSERQVPTGEIRPVEGTAFDLREMTRLSRQTEGERIAYDHNFCLSNERMAKHSVALARSIDSGVTMEVLTTEPGVQLYTGAKLNIPVPGLEGRRYGAFAGFCLETQIWPDAANHAGFPNAVLRPGEIRRQETDYVFMKS; from the coding sequence ATGCATCAGAACACGGAAATCTTCGGCCACCTGCCATCCGGCGAGCCGGTCCATCGTGTGGTGCTCTCCGGTGGCGGCCTCACCGCCCATGTCTTGACCTGGGGCTCGGTGATCCAGGACCTGCGCCTGGAAGGCCATGAGCCGCCGCTGGTGCTCGGTTTCACCGATCTCGAAAGCTATCTCGCCCATTCGCCCTATCTCGGCGCCACGCCTGGACGCTGCGCCAATCGCATCGGCAACGGCCGCTTCACGCTCGATGGCGAGGCCTACCAGCTCGAACTGAACGAGAAGGGCGTCACGCATCTGCACGGCGGCAGCGACAATATCGGCAAGCGCAACTGGACGATCCTAAAGCAGACGCCCGACAGCATCACGCTCGCCATTACCGACCCGGATGGCCGCGCCGGTTATCCCGGCAACTGCAAGGTCACCTGCACCTACCAGCTGAAGCCCGGCGGCGTCTTGAGCGTCGTCTACGAGAGCGAAACCGACCAAGCGACGCTCGCCAATGTCTGCCAGCACAGCTATTTCAATCTCGACGGCAGCGCCGACGCCCTCGGCCACGACATCATGATCGCTGCCGACCATTATCTGCCCACCAGCGAACGCCAGGTGCCGACGGGCGAGATCCGCCCGGTCGAGGGCACTGCCTTCGATCTGCGGGAAATGACGCGGCTCAGCCGCCAGACCGAAGGCGAGCGTATCGCCTACGACCATAATTTCTGCCTTTCGAACGAACGCATGGCGAAACATTCGGTGGCGCTTGCTCGCAGCATCGATTCGGGTGTCACGATGGAAGTGCTGACGACCGAGCCCGGCGTGCAACTCTATACCGGCGCAAAGCTGAACATCCCCGTCCCCGGCCTCGAGGGCCGCCGTTACGGCGCCTTTGCCGGCTTCTGTCTCGAAACCCAGATCTGGCCGGATGCGGCCAACCACGCCGGCTTCCCGAACGCGGTACTTCGCCCCGGCGAGATCCGCCGGCAGGAGACGGACTACGTGTTCATGAAGAGCTGA
- a CDS encoding prolyl-tRNA synthetase associated domain-containing protein produces MRESQPKTAEDLFNFLDGLGIEYKTKNHAPVFTVAESVALRDEMPGGHTKNLFVKDKKDNYFLLTVEEHATVDLKTVHQVIGAASKVSFGKPEKLMEYLGVIPGAVTAFGAINDTGGNVKVILDEALMTFDIVNCHPLSNDATTSIASKDLLRFMEATGHEPLVLKVTA; encoded by the coding sequence ATGCGTGAATCACAGCCGAAAACCGCCGAAGACCTCTTCAATTTTCTCGATGGACTTGGAATCGAGTATAAGACGAAGAACCACGCTCCGGTTTTCACCGTGGCCGAATCGGTGGCGCTTCGTGACGAGATGCCCGGTGGCCACACGAAAAACCTCTTCGTGAAGGACAAGAAGGACAACTATTTCCTGCTCACCGTCGAGGAGCACGCGACGGTGGACCTGAAGACCGTGCACCAGGTGATCGGCGCGGCAAGCAAGGTATCCTTCGGCAAGCCGGAGAAGCTGATGGAGTATCTCGGCGTCATTCCGGGGGCCGTAACCGCCTTCGGCGCGATCAACGACACCGGAGGCAACGTCAAGGTCATCCTCGACGAGGCGCTGATGACGTTCGATATCGTCAACTGCCACCCGCTTTCCAACGACGCAACGACCTCGATCGCTTCGAAGGATCTGTTGCGCTTCATGGAAGCGACCGGACACGAACCGCTTGTCTTGAAAGTCACGGCCTGA